One Silurus meridionalis isolate SWU-2019-XX chromosome 10, ASM1480568v1, whole genome shotgun sequence genomic window carries:
- the kif3a gene encoding kinesin-like protein KIF3A produces the protein MPSNKHEKLEVSDNVKVVVRCRPLNQKEKATGYKQSVSVDEIRGTITVNKLEMTNEPPKTFTFDTVFGPDSKQLDVYNLTARPIIDSVLEGYNGTIFAYGQTGTGKTFTMEGVRAVPELRGIIPNSFAHIFGHIAKAEGDTRFLVRVSYLEIYNEEVRDLLGKDQLQRLEVKERPDVGVYIKDLSGYVVNNADDMDRIMTLGHKNRSVGATNMNEHSSRSHAIFTITIECSEKGIDGNQHVRMGKLHLVDLAGSERQGKTGATGQRLKEATKINLSLSTLGNVISALVDGKSTHVPYRNSKLTRLLQDSLGGNSKTMMCANIGPADYNYDETISTLRYANRAKNIKNKARINEDPKDALLRQFQKEIEELKKKLEEGEEISGSEGSGSDEMDEGEDDATDGGERRRKRRGKKKVSPGKMAEMQAKIEEERKALEAKLDMEEEERNKARAELEKREKDLLKAQQEHHLLLEKLSALEKKVIVGGVDLLAKAEEQEKLLEESNNELEERRKRAEQLRRELEEKEQERLDIEEKYTSLQEEAQGKTKKLKKVWTMLMAAKSEMADLQQEHHREIEGLLENIRQLSRELRLQMLIIDNFIPQEYQEMIENYVHWNEDIGEWQLKCVAYTGNNMRKQTPVPDKKEKDPFEVDLSHVYFAYTEESMRQSLMRLERPRTSKSGKARPKTGRRKRSSRPEAAIESLLQ, from the exons ATGCCG AGCAACAAGCACGAGAAGTTGGAGGTGAGCGACAATGTGAAGGTGGTGGTCCGATGTCGACCTCTAAACCAAAAAGAGAAGGCGACAGGATACAAGCAGTCGGTGTCTGTGGACGAAATCCGAGGAACTATTACGGTGAACAAGCTTGAGATGACCAACGAACCACCCAAAACCTTCACCTTCGACACCGTGTTCGGGCCTGACAGCAAACAGCTCGATGTGTACAATTTAACAGCCAGACCCATTATTGATTCGGTGTTGGAGGGATATAATG GAACCATATTTGCTTATGGACAAACTGGCACAGGGAAAACCTTCACCATGGAGGGAGTGAGAGCAGTTCCTGAGCTGAGAGGGATTATACCCAATTCATTTGCTCACATTTTCGGCCACATTGCTAAAGCGGAGGGAGACACCAG GTTCTTAGTTAGAGTCTCATACTTGGAGATCTATAATGAGGAAGTGAGGGACTTGTTGGGGAAGGACCAGTTGCAGAGACTGGAG GTGAAAGAACGGCCAGATGTGGGAGTCTACATTAAAGACCTATCCGGCTACGTTGTGAACAATGCTGACGATATGGACCGAATTATGACTCTGGGGCACAAGAATC GCTCGGTTGGTGCTACCAACATGAATGAGCACAGCTCCCGATCTCACGCCatcttcaccatcaccatcgAGTGCAGCGAGAAGGGCATCGATGGAAACCAGCATGTGCGCATGGGCAAACTGCACCTGGTGGACCTTGCG GGATCTGAGAGGCAGGGAAAGACAGGAGCCACTGGCCAGCGTCTTAAAGAGGCCACGAAGATCAACTTGTCCCTGTCGACTCTGGGGAACGTGATCTCCGCTTTGGTGGATGGGAAGAGCACACACGTGCCCTACAGGAATTCCAAACTCACACGCCTGCTGCAGGACTCTCTGGGAGGAAACTCCAAAACCATGATG TGCGCAAACATTGGGCCAGCGGACTACAACTACGATGAGACCATCAGCACCTTGCGCTACGCTAACCGTGCAAAGAATATCAAGAATAAAGCAAGGATCAACGAAGACCCCAAAGATGCACTTTTGCGCCAGTTTCAGAAGGAGATCGAAGAGCTCAAGAAAAAGTTGGAAGAAG GAGAAGAGATCTCTGGGTCAGAGGGCAGCGGTTCTGACGAGATGGACGAAGGGGAGGACGATGCTACAGACGGTGGAGAGAGGCGCAGGAAAAGACGAG GAAAGAAGAAGGTGTCCCCAGGCAAGATGGCAGAGATGCAGGCGAAGATTGAGGAGGAGCGGAAGGCCCTGGAGGCCAAGCTGgacatggaggaggaggagcgcAACAAAGCTCGAGCAGAGCTGGAGAAGCGTGAGAAAGACTTACTCAAAGCCCA ACAGGAACACCACCTTTTACTTGAAAAACTGTCTGCTTTGGAGAAGAAGGTAATTGTTGGCGGAGTTGACTTGTTGGCCAAGGCAGAGGAGCAGGAGAAGCTTCTAGAAGAATCCAACAATGAGCTGGAGGAGAGACGGAAAAGAGCCGAGCAGCTTCGCAGAGAactggaggagaaggag CAAGAGCGTTTGGACATTGAGGAAAAATATACCAGTTTGCAAGAAGAGGCCCAAGGCAAGACTAAGAAATTGAAGAAAGTCTGGACCATGTTGATGGCAGCAAAGTCAGAG ATGGCGGACCTTCAACAGGAACATCACAGAGAGATCGAGGGACTACTGGAGAACATCCGCCAACTCAGCAGAGAACTCCGCCTGCAAATGCTAATCATAGACAATTTTATCCCTCAGGAATACCAG gaaaTGATTGAGAATTACGTACACTGGAATGAAGACATAGGGGAATGGCAACTG AAATGTGTGGCCTACACAGGGAACAACATGAGAAAGCAAACCCCTGTTCCAGACAAGAAGGAAAAGGAT CCGTTCGAGGTGGATCTGTCCCACGTGTATTTTGCATATACGGAGGAGAGCATGCGCCAGTCTTTGATGAGGCTGGAGAGGCCCAGGACCTCGAAAAGTGGCAAGGCCAGACCCAAGACTGGGCGCAG GAAGCGTTCATCCAGGCCAGAGGCTGCAATCGAGTCCCTGCTCCAGTGA